In Rhodamnia argentea isolate NSW1041297 chromosome 4, ASM2092103v1, whole genome shotgun sequence, the following proteins share a genomic window:
- the LOC115744569 gene encoding macrophage migration inhibitory factor homolog isoform X1, translating into MPTLNLYTNVPVDTVVASDILKDATKAVAKLIGKPESYVMILLNGSVPIAFAGTEAPAAYGELISIGGLGPSVNGKLSSTIAEILETKLSIDCSRFYIKFYDVQRSFFGFNGSTF; encoded by the exons ATGCCGACCTTGAACCTGTACACCAATGTGCCGGTCGACACAGTCGTTGCCTCTGACATTCTCAAGGACGCAACCAAAGCTGTCGCTAAGCTCATTGGCAAGCCCGAGTCT TACGTTATGATACTGTTGAATGGGTCGGTGCCCATTGCATTTGCTGGTACTGAGGCACCGGCTGCGTATGGTGAGTTGATATCCATTGGAGGCCTGGGACCCAGCGTCAACGGCAAGTTGAGTTCCACCATTGCAGAGATACTAGAGACTAAACTTTCCATCGACTGCTCCCGGTTTTACATCAAGTTTTATGATGTTCAG
- the LOC115744569 gene encoding macrophage migration inhibitory factor homolog isoform X2, protein MPTLNLYTNVPVDTVVASDILKDATKAVAKLIGKPESYVMILLNGSVPIAFAGTEAPAAYGELISIGGLGPSVNGKLSSTIAEILETKLSIDCSRFYIKFYDVQNENCNVHLHGQ, encoded by the exons ATGCCGACCTTGAACCTGTACACCAATGTGCCGGTCGACACAGTCGTTGCCTCTGACATTCTCAAGGACGCAACCAAAGCTGTCGCTAAGCTCATTGGCAAGCCCGAGTCT TACGTTATGATACTGTTGAATGGGTCGGTGCCCATTGCATTTGCTGGTACTGAGGCACCGGCTGCGTATGGTGAGTTGATATCCATTGGAGGCCTGGGACCCAGCGTCAACGGCAAGTTGAGTTCCACCATTGCAGAGATACTAGAGACTAAACTTTCCATCGACTGCTCCCGGTTTTACATCAAGTTTTATGATGTTCAG